One genomic region from Colletes latitarsis isolate SP2378_abdomen chromosome 10, iyColLati1, whole genome shotgun sequence encodes:
- the Med28 gene encoding mediator complex subunit 28 — translation MATPTNGNGNLIDEFEEAFQQCLSILTTKDEGLGNNGIGVSGGLTVDKEEARSEVEQVTLRFIDLARQMEAFFLQKRFLLSALKPELVVKEDINDLRVELARKEDLIKRHYDKIAVWQNLLADLQGWAKSPAQGPAPNGLPNGTQSGQNQQTANGGGSATMQQQQQILQHQQQLQQQQQLQHQIQHQMQQQQLHQQQVQQGSGAPPTSGLQGVGVSVGQQGMFMTQGGVGVTGARAGFPVGGVGSSALQGPLAFLEKTTSNIGMPERRS, via the exons ATGGCGACACCCACTAATGGTAATGGTAACCTTATCGACGAATTTGAAGAAGCATTTCAG CAATGTTTGAGTATTTTAACAACAAAGGACGAAGGGTTAGGAAACAATGGGATTGGAGTGTCTGGTGGTTTGACTGTGGATAAGGAAGAAGCTCGTAGCGAAGTTGAACAAGTCACGTTAAGATTTATAGATCTTGCCAGACAAATGGAAGCTTTCTTTCTACAGAAAAGATTTTTACTGTCTGCACTGAAACCAGAACTAGTAGTGAAGGAAGATATCAATGATCTTAGAGTAGAATTAGCACGTAAAGAGGATCTTATAAAAAGGCATTATGATAAAATTGCCGTATGGCAGAATCTGTTAGCAGACTTACAAGGTTGGGCAAAGTCGCCGGCACAAGGTCCAGCACCTAACG GTTTACCAAATGGTACACAAAGTGGACAAAATCAACAAACTGCAAATGGAGGTGGAAGTGCAACgatgcagcaacagcaacaaatATTGCAACACCAACAGCAGctccaacaacaacaacagttgCAGCATCAAATACAACATCAAATGCAGCAACAACAACTTCATCAGCAACAG GTGCAGCAAGGATCGGGAGCTCCTCCTACATCGGGTCTACAAGGGGTTGGAGTCTCGGTTGGACAACAAGGGATGTTTATGACTCAAGGAGGAGTAGGTGTAACAGGTGCAAGGGCAGGATTCCCTGTTGGAGGTGTAGGAAGCAGTGCCCTTCAAGGACCGCTAGCTTTTCTGGAAAAGACAACGAGCAATATAGGAATGCCGGAAAGGCGGAGTTGA